A single genomic interval of Bradyrhizobium sp. sBnM-33 harbors:
- a CDS encoding MarR family winged helix-turn-helix transcriptional regulator — MAEKQKIDRAVRDFIWNIVEIHSQLEEVHKSWAQLLGLTEPQWLILMAIDELDEGRGVSGIAVAGKLRIHPAFVTNQTKKLETMEFLAREPSPDDARFVQMSLTQKARAEISKLSIKREALNSTLLDGLDEASLDYLNKRLTSIAKNTRLASQKLSIGVL; from the coding sequence ATGGCTGAAAAACAAAAAATCGATAGAGCCGTTAGGGACTTCATCTGGAACATTGTCGAGATTCATTCCCAACTTGAGGAAGTACACAAGAGCTGGGCCCAGCTATTGGGATTAACCGAGCCACAGTGGTTGATTCTAATGGCCATCGACGAACTCGATGAAGGTCGCGGTGTCTCGGGGATAGCGGTTGCAGGCAAACTGCGCATCCATCCGGCGTTTGTCACCAATCAAACGAAGAAGCTAGAAACAATGGAGTTTCTGGCACGCGAACCATCGCCCGATGATGCAAGGTTCGTCCAAATGTCCTTAACTCAAAAGGCTCGTGCAGAAATTTCGAAACTGTCGATCAAGAGAGAGGCGCTCAACTCCACATTATTGGACGGTCTGGATGAGGCGTCGCTTGACTACCTCAATAAACGGCTAACCTCGATCGCCAAGAATACCCGATTGGCGTCGCAAAAGCTTAGTATAGGCGTATTGTAG